One Mercenaria mercenaria strain notata chromosome 12, MADL_Memer_1, whole genome shotgun sequence DNA segment encodes these proteins:
- the LOC123534994 gene encoding nucleolar complex protein 4 homolog B-like yields the protein MKMKSSEKKQVLLEIKQKTNNCLNSRKHANDLIDIISKVQDDEESIVLASIRSVHKLFSHYLEVSEMCMEQTASEELSKEDKYKLWLRDRYKDAVESLIEMLLHLNTSVQELALSVLMKLVTQESKHPLMGKDVKGPFPLNLFKNMLKTLLSSEVNNEALLNRFQEYYEFDDIRYYTMKHVLSECQQKPKQDIAEIWLGNVFAILENLLVPSVSKDQDLKKFLCQKSVENHKITSVVEHRRLYSCSWVEFLKFKLTATLYRKVLVIIHEKVMPNIASPLVLSDFLIESYDIGGAISLLALSGLFELIQKHNLHYPDFYEKLYVLFEPTIFHVKYKARFFYLADLFLSSTHLPSYLVAAFAKRLARISLVAPPSGLLVSVPFIFNLIIRHPNCKSLIHRPDMEMDFDDDPYDHLEKDPAKCKATESCLWELKTLQHHYHPDIIKLSKKIYDGDIPDMVLDLSDKFELSANDLFEKECSKKLKTTAVTFEPPKGLLGTKDDKIGLCWTL from the exons ATGAAAATGAAATCGTCAGAAAAGAAACAAGTTTTATtggaaataaaacagaaaacaaataattGCCTCAATAGTAGAAAGCACGCAAATGATTTGATTGACATTATCTCAAAAGTTCAG GATGATGAAGAATCCATTGTACTTGCCAGTATACGCAGTGTGCACAAATTGTTTTCACATTACCTGGAAGTGAGTGAGATGTGCATGGAACAGACAGCTTCGgaag AGTTATCAAAAGAAGACAAGTACAAACTATGGTTAAGAGATAGATACAAAGATGCTGTAGAGAGCTTGATAGAAATGTTGTTGCATTTGAACACTAGTGTCCAG GAGCTTGCACTGTCAGTTCTAATGAAATTGGTAACACAGGAATCAAAGCATCCATTGATGGGAAAAGATGTGAAGGGTCCTTTCCCCCTTAATCTTTTTAAG AATATGCTCAAAACACTGTTGTCATCAGAAGTCAACAATGAGGCGTTGTTGAACAGATTCCAGGAGTATTACGAGTTTGATGACATCCGATACTACACAATGAAACATGTTCTATCAGAATGTCAACAAAAACCAAAACAG GACATTGCAGAAATTTGGCTCGGAAATGTGTTTGCAATACTTGAAAACTTGTTGGTGCCTTCTGTGAGTAAGGATCAGGATCTAAAAAAATTCTTGTGCCAGAAATCAG tgGAAAACCACAAAATAACTTCAGTAGTAGAACATCGGAGACTGTATTCATGTTCATGGGTGGAATTTCTTAAGTTTAAG TTGACAGCTACATTGTACAGGAAAGTGTTGGTGATTATCCATGAGAAAGTCATGCCTAATATAGCATCACCTCTAGTCTTAAGTGACTTCCTCATTGAGTCATATGATATAG GCGGGGCAATAAGTTTATTAGCACTTAGTGGCTTGTTTGAGTTGATTCAGAAACACAACTT ACATTACCCAGATTTTTATGAGAAGTTGTATGTACTTTTTGAACCAACTATATTCCATGTGAAGTACAAGGCCAGGTTCTTCTATCTTGCAGATCTATTCTTGTCGTCCAC GCATTTACCATCATATCTTGTTGCTGCCTTTGCTAAACGTCTGGCGAGAATCTCACTAGTGGCGCCACCTTCAGGTCTCCTTGTGTCGGTACCATTTATATTTAACCTGATCATCAGACATCCTAACTGCAAGTCACTCATACACAGACCTGATATGGAAATGG ATTTTGATGATGACCCATATGATCATTTGGAGAAAGATCCTGCAAAATGTAAAGCAACAGAGTCCTGTCTGTGGGAACTTAAG acattaCAGCATCACTATCATCCAGATATAATCAAGCTTTCCAAGAAGATTTATGATGGGGATATACCAGATATGGTGCTTGATCTCTCTGATAAATTTGAGCTCTCTGCCAATGAT TTGTTTGAGAAGGAATGCAGCAAAAAGTTGAAGACTACAGCGGTTACCTTTGAACCTCCTAAAGGATTACTGGGAACAAAAGATGATAAAATTGGGCTATGTTGgactttataa
- the LOC123535482 gene encoding cubilin-like: MKYQLFCIFLSILGHYAAAITYEYMDEICNQDIDLGLFDSVRLKLTSSTWYKRNMNCYIRVKTDSLSRIMFYFKNFDVDSTLSSCTNDWLEVRDGEFSTSSYVSGLYGKQCGYYMSSTVRKTSGNYLYLKFVSDSSVSYDSGFDMVLTSYHTGLCYSYEYSCDNGRCISDSLTCNGYNPCGDYSDCSVIIAGGAIAGIAIGSVVFVTILSVVIVIMCRRRRLAYVGTAVHQPVNVVATTTGYNQPVPQQYPPQYIPQPQQAYPAGQYPQY; the protein is encoded by the exons ATGAAGTACCAACTATTCTGTATATTTCTGTCGATTCTCGGTCATTATGCGGCTGCCATAACCTACG AGTACATGGACGAGATATGTAACCAGGACATTGACTTAGGACTGTTTGATTCAGTGAGGTTGAAGCTTACTTCCAGCACCTGGTACAAAAGAAACATGAACTGTTATATCCGAGTTAAAACAGACTCTCTCAGCAGAATCATGTTTTACTTCAAG aatttCGATGTGGATTCGACCTTATCATCATGCACAAATGACTGGTTGGAGGTACGGGATGGTGAATTTTCAACGTCTTCATATGTCTCTG GTTTGTACGGGAAGCAGTGTGGGTATTACATGAGCAGTACAGTGCGTAAGACTTCAGGAAACTATCTGTATCTTAAATTTGTCAGCGACAGTTCTGTCTCGTACGATAGTGGTTTCGACATGGTTCTCACAAGTTACCATACAG gTTTGTGTTATTCCTACGAGTATTCCTGTGATAATGGCCGCTGTATCTCGGACAGTTTGACGTGTAACGGTTACAACCCATGTGGGGATTATTCCGACTGTAGCGTCATCATTGCTGGTGGCGCCATCGCTGGCATTGCCATTGGATCAGTCGTCTTTGTAACAATTTTGTCAGTAGTTATTGTGATAATGTGTCGCCGGCGTAGACTAGCATAT GTCGGGACCGCTGTTCATCAGCCGGTTAATGTGGTGGCGACAACAACAGGGTATAATCAACCAGTACCTCAACAGTACCCACCGCAGTACATTCCTCAGCCCCAACAGGCATATCCTGCCGGTCAATACCCACAATACTGA